The Carassius gibelio isolate Cgi1373 ecotype wild population from Czech Republic chromosome B22, carGib1.2-hapl.c, whole genome shotgun sequence genome window below encodes:
- the LOC127987187 gene encoding uncharacterized protein LOC127987187, with protein sequence MADLPPARLRLHKPPFYSTGMDCFGPFQINIGRCCEKRWGIIFKCLTTRCVHIELLTSIDTDYFLMALRTFIACRGTPSELLSDQGTNFQGGERELREALTNCSQELQQHLAKQKITFLFNLPSAPHFGGIWEREIRSLKNALRTVVGAQTVTEEVLQTVLIEIEGILNSKPLEYVSSNVADLDLVTPNLLLMGRPDSSLPQVTYPANELIGRRRWIQSQVLTDHFWSSFVRHYLPNLQLQHKWHAETKNLAVGAVVMLVDPQLPRAFWLIGRVVRTFPGADGQVRSVEVQVKGRLYTRPVTHLINLPDITEENDTNVKLKDS encoded by the coding sequence ATGGCTGATTTACCTCCAGCACGTCTGAGACTCCACAAACCTCCCTTTTACAGCACAGGTATGGATTGTTTTGGGCCCTTCCAAATCAACATAGGCAGATGCTGTGAAAAAAGATGGGGCATAATCTTCAAGTGTCTCACGACTCGATGTGTACACATTGAGCTGCTCACATCTATAGACACAGATTACTTTCTTATGGCTCTGAGAACATTTATTGCATGCCGAGGCACCCCTTCTGAACTGCTATCTGACCAGGGCACTAATTTCCagggtggagagagagagctAAGAGAGGCCTTAACAAACTGTAGTCAAGAGCTTCAACAACATCTTGCCAAACAGAAAATCACATTCCTTTTTAACCTTCCTAGTGCTCCCCACTTTGGTGGCATCTGGGAAAGAGAGATTCGATCCCTCAAAAATGCCCTCCGTACAGTAGTAGGTGCACAAACAGTGACAGAAGAAGTGCTTCAAACTGTGCTTATTGAGATAGAGGGAATTCTCAATAGTAAGCCCCTAGAATATGTCTCCTCCAATGTAGCTGATTTGGACCTAGTTACCCCAAATCTCCTGCTCATGGGGCGGCCAGATAGCTCTCTACCTCAAGTGACATACCCTGCTAACGAACTCATTGGACGACGCCGATGGATACAAAGCCAAGTCCTCACTGATCATTTCTGGTCAAGTTTTGTGAGACACTACTTGCCTAACCTCCAGCTGCAACATAAATGGCATGCAGAGACAAAAAACCTTGCAGTTGGAGCTGTTGTAATGTTGGTTGACCCTCAACTACCAAGGGCCTTCTGGTTAATCGGGAGAGTGGTCAGGACATTCCCTGGAGCAGATGGACAAGTAAGGTCTGTAGAGGTCCAAGTTAAGGGTCGACTATATACACGGCCTGTCACCCATCTCATTAACCTACCAGATATTACTGAGGAAAATGACACCAACGTCAAACTAAAAGACTCTTAA